In Rhodamnia argentea isolate NSW1041297 chromosome 4, ASM2092103v1, whole genome shotgun sequence, the following proteins share a genomic window:
- the LOC125314877 gene encoding disease resistance protein L6-like codes for MEGCDYEVFLSFRGPDTRTGFTDHLYTRLTDAGVGTYRDDEDLRIGEEIGPDLLGAIEQSKISIPIFSKNYASSKWCLKELTKMVECRKRNGQVIMPIFYYVKPSEVRYQTGDYGEALLEHENKKREGDETIHKWRAALNEVGGLKGWNVENVANRHEGQLVKQVVTSILNELKKAYLVVSDFLVGVEDTVKEVLGMIGTDTDDAKIVGIHGMGGIGKTTLAKVVYNKLSRDVADCCFLADVRETSHSKGIVWLQTQLISNLSQQAYTRIINMDEGIKTIEDRFSRKKVLILLDDVDEKSQLTALLGRRGCFGPGSRILVTTRNANILRAFGVKLTYSVGVLDPKRSLQLFSKHVFRKDHPPIEKMEQSREIVKIAQGLPLILEVMGSTLLTCGQTKEMWDDYLVKWKKGHIESFRSKLMISYEALDPSQRQIFLDIACLFDGYDKSLAIYMWRDSGLCPTEGLEVLQLMSLIKIGEDNKLWMHDQLKDLGREVVSQESGGKLHKQSRVWNDDDILKMLLREKVNPRSNFLCI; via the exons ATGGAAGGGTGCGACTATGAagttttcttgagtttcagaggacCGGACACACGCACGGGCTTCACTGATCATCTCTATACCCGTCTCACAGATGCAGGAGTCGGTACATACAGAGACGATGAAGATCTCCGCATCGGTGAAGAGATCGGCCCAGATTTGCTTGGAGCGATTGAGCAATCGAAGATCtccatacccatcttctctaaAAATTATGCTTCAAGTAAATGGTGTCTGAAGGAGTTGACCAAGATGGTGGAGTGTCGGAAAAGGAATGGACAGGTAATCATGCCCATTTTCTACTATGTCAAACCATCCGAGGTTCGATACCAAACCGGAGATTATGGTGAGGCGTTGCTTGAGCACGAAAACAAGAAGCGAGAGGGTGATGAGACCATCCACAAATGGAGAGCTGCTCTCAATGAGGTTGGGGGGTTAAAGGGATGGAACGTAGAAAACGTGGCTAACAG GCACGAAGGACAACTAGTTAAACAAGTCGTTACTAGCATTTTAAATGAGCTGAAGAAGGCCTATTTGGTGGTTAGTGACTTCTTGGTTGGCGTTGAGGACACTGTGAAAGAAGTTCTGGGGATGATAGGCACTGATACTGATGATGCAAAGATCGTGGGAATCCACGGAATGGGGGGCATCGGAAAAACTACTCTTGCCAAAGTAGTCTACAACAAGCTTTCTCGAGACGTTGCTGATTGTTGTTTCCTTGCTGATGTTAGAGAAACTTCACATTCAAAAGGAATTGTGTGGTTGCAAACTCAACTAATCTCAAACCTCTCACAACAAGCATATACAAGAATCATCAACATGGATGAGGGAATAAAGACAATAGAAGATAGATTTTCAAGGAAGAAAGTTCTTATTcttcttgatgatgttgatgaaaaGAGTCAATTAACTGCACTTTTGGGGAGGCGAGGTTGCTTTGGTCCAGGAAGTAGGATACTTGTAACAACAAGAAATGCAAATATTCTGCGTGCATTTGGAGTAAAGTTGACTTATTCAGTTGGTGTTTTGGATCCCAAAAGATCCCTACAGCTATTCAGCAAGCATGTTTTCAGAAAAGATCACCCCCCAATTGAGAAAATGGAACAATCTAGAGAAATTGTGAAGATAGCCCAAGGTCTTCCATTGATCCTGGAGGTTATGGGTTCAACTTTATTAACATGTggacaaacaaaagaaatgtgGGATGATTACTTGGTAAAGTGGAAAAAAGGTCACATTGAGAGTTTTAGAAGTAAGTTGATGATTAGTTATGAAGCATTAGATCCTAGTCAGAGAcaaatatttcttgatataGCTTGTCTTTTTGATGGATATGATAAAAGTTTAGCAATATACATGTGGAGAGACAGTGGTTTATGCCCAACAGAAGGTCTTGAAGTTCTTCAGTTGATGTCATTGATTAAAATCGGAGAAGATAATAAGCTGTGGATGCACGATCAGCTCAAAGATCTCGGTAGAGAAGTAGTTTCTCAAGAAAGTGGTGGCAAATTACATAAGCAAAGTAGGGTGTGGAATGATGACGACATATTGAAGATGCTACTGAGAGAGAAGGTAAATCCTAGATCCAATTTTCTTTGTATATGA
- the LOC125314879 gene encoding uncharacterized protein LOC125314879 — MIDEHKSKIRKIERALEVAKEELLKAKIEAASKHKELTEVHGAWLPHWLAVHLSQFQSFIVLHWNVHGKPVMNIIIQNAMVKISQSAKWAEPHLETMKMEWIPALKEHYLTVETSFEPHLHSLATKTLEVYESSKSALAPHLINVEEVVDPYYQEVKKFSKPHIHSIGVVTKPHVDKLRLTLKPYTKEADRVYGKFLKSASSYHHQVQAVIKETLRKHELTTPLATEEFAGFAVCFHELLSYHSFSHFYCDSDFPR; from the exons ATGATTGATGAGCACAAGTCAAAGATACGTAAAATTGAACGAGCTCTTGAAGTGGCTAAG GAGGAACTACTGAAGGCAAAGATTGAAGCTGCTTCAAAGCATAAGGAGCTGACTGAG GTTCATGGTGCATGGCTCCCACATTGGCTGGCGGTACATCTTTCTCAATTTCAG TCCTTCATTGTGTTGCACTGGAATGTACATGGAAAACCTGTGATGAATATTATTATTCAGAACG CCATGGTGAAGATTTCTCAATCTGCAAAGTGGGCTGAACCTCACCTTGAGACGATGAAGATG GAGTGGATTCCAGCATTAAAGGAGCACTACTTGACAGTAGAAACCTCTTTCGAGCCGCATCTGCATTCTCTGGCTACAAAAACCCTTGAGGTTTATGAGTCATCTAAGAGTGCTCTGGCTCCACACTTGATTAACGTTGAGGAAGTTGTCGATCCCTATTACCAG GAAGTGAAGAAGTTCAGCAAGCCACATATCCATAGCATTGGTGTTGTGACAAAACCTCATGTTGATAAACTAAGGTTGACCTTGAAGCCATACACAAAGGAAGCGGATCGTGTCTATGGGAAATTCTTAAAGTCTGCTTCAAGTTATCATCATCAG GTACAAGCCGTTATTAAAGAGACACTGAGAAAGCATGAGTTGACAACACCGCTTGCAACTGAGGAGTTTGCGGGGTTTGCGGTATGTTTTCATGAGTTGCTCTCTTATCAcagtttttcacatttttactGTGATAGTGACTTCCCTCGTTAA